CTGCTACACATGACCTAGATTATAATGATGGTTTCATCGTCGATATCGGTGGTGCTAGCACAGAATTAATCCGCTTTGCCGATAGTAAAATTCTCCATAAAATCAGCCTTCCTATCGGTTCATTAGCATTACACACTAAATACTGTACAGATTTCTTACCTAATGAAGCTGAAATTGCGCAAATGGTCGCTGAAGCGCGCAAAATCATCAATGATGCTGAAGAATTTAAAAACATCACGCATACAGAAATCTGCGGTATCGGTGGTACTTGCAAAGGTGCTCGCATGCTTTACAATGAAATGTATCACAAACCAGATAGCAATGATGCAATTCCAGTCGATAAAATTCCTGAAATCATCTCTCACTTTACACGTGGTCATGAATTTTCCGACGAAGATATCACTATTTTGTTAAAAACCGTACCCGATAGATTGCACACGATTATTCCAGGTCTAATAATTGCTAACGAACTTGCCAAAATTGTAAACGCTCATAGCATAACTTACAAGGACGCTGGCATGCGTGAAGGCTTTTTATACACACATGTTATCAAGAACTAACTTAAATTTACAATTTACGCCGCCTGATGGTATTCTCAGGCGGCTTTTATTCGCTGTTAAGCCTTATTTCGTGGACTTTTAGCGCTAAAAATGATAAAATATATTAGTTAAGAAGATTTAATTTTGATTAGTATTTCGGTCATATTTTGACCGTAGATTAAAAATTGAGGTGAGAATGTGACACAAGAGATATCTGCAGGAAAAGTTCTTCCTGTAAATCTTGAAGATGAAATGAAAAATTCGTATATCGACTACGCTATGAGTGTAATCGTTATGCGTGCACTTCCTGATGTTAGAGATGGTCTTAAACCAGTTCATCGCCGCATTTTATACGCTATGCAAGAAGCTGGTATGGGCTCTAATAAACCATATAAAAAATCCGCTCGTATTGTCGGGGAAGTATTAGGTAAATACCATCCACATGGAGATAGTTCCGTATACGATGCTATCGTGCGTATGGCACAGGATTTCTCCTGCCGTTACGTTTTAGCAGACGGTCATGGTAACTTTGGTTCTATCGATGGCGACTCCGCTGCTGCTATGCGTTATACTGAAGTTCGCATGTCCAAAATCGCTGAACTCATGCTCCAGGATATTGATAAACAAACTGTAGATTTTGCACCAAACTATGATGAATCATTAAAAGAACCAACTGTATTACCATCTAAAATACCAAATCTTTTAGTAAACGGTTCTTCTGGTATAGCCGTTGGTATGGCAACAAATATTCCACCGCATAATTTAACAGAAGTAATTGATGGCGTATTACAGATGATTGATAACCCTGATATTACTATTGAAGAATTAATGAAAACTATAAAAGGCCCAGATTTTCCGACTGGCGCTATGATTATGGGTCGCGATGGCATTATTTCCGCTTATAAAACTGGTCGCGGTGCTATAAAAATGCGCGCTTGCACAGAAATCAGCACTTTGCCAAACGGAAAACCACGCATCACAGTAACACAATTACCATATCAAGTAAATAAAGCTCGTTTAGTAGAACGCATTGCTGAACTTGTACGCAATAAAATAATTGAAGGTATTACAGATTTAAACGATGAATCAGACCGTAACGGTATGAGCATTGTAATTGACTTGCGCCGTGATGCTAATGCTGAAGTTATTTTAAATCAACTCTATCAGCATACACAATTGCAAGAAACATTTGGCGTAATCATGTTGGCACTCGTCAACGGTCACCCACGTATTTTAAATCTCAAACAAGTTCTTCATTACTACATCAAACATCAAGAAGATGTAATTCGTCGTCGTACACAGTACGAACTTACAAAAGCTCAGGCTCGTGCTCATATTTTAGAAGGTTTGACTATCGCTCTTGACCAATTAGACCCAATCATTGAAACAATTCGCAAATCACCAAATGGCGAAACAGCGAAAGAAATCTTAATGAGCGATTACACACTCACTGAAAAACAAGCACAAGCAATTTTGGATTTACGTTTACAGCGCTTAACTGGCTTAGAACGTGAAAAAATCGAAACAGAATACCTTGAAGTTTTGAGCTATATTGATAACTTAAATGCAATCTTAGCTGATGAACACAAGATTTTAAATATCATCAAAGAAGAATTATCTGCTGTCAAAGCAAAATTTGGCGATGCTCGTCGCACTCAAATTACAGATGATACTTCTGATGTAGACCTTGCTGACCTCATTGCTGAAGAAAACGTAGTTATCACATTGACTCATAATAACTACATCAAACGCATACCATTAACTACGTATCGCAATCAAAAACGCGGTGGACGTGGCGTTACTGGCATGGGTACAAAAGAAGAAGATTATGTAGAAAATATGATTATCACTTCTACACATAACACTATCTTATTCTTCACAAATAAAGGACTCGTTTACCAGTTAAAAGGTTATGAAATTCCAGAATCCGGTAGAACAGCTAAAGGCACTGCTATTGTAAATCTTTTACCGCTTGCAAAAGATGAAAGCATCACTGCTATAATTCCAATTGAAAAATTTGCTGATGATAAATATTTATTCATGGCTACTCGCAATGGTGTTGTTAAAAAGACAGTACTCAGCGCTTACGATACAAACCGCAAGAAAACTGGCTTAATTGCAATCTCCTTAAAAGATGATGATGAATTAATCAGCGTAAAACTCACAGATGGCAATCGCTATATAATTATCGGTACTCGCGATGGTATGTCCATCAGTTTCAATGAACAAGATGTTCGTCCAATGGGCAGAAACGCACGTGGTGTCATCGGCATAAAATTAAAAGGCGATGACAAAGTCATTGACATGGATAATTTACGCAAAAACTGCGAAGTCTTGACTGTAACTGAAAACGGCTATGGCAAACGCACTCCAACTGAAGAATATCGCGCTCAAAGTCGCGGTGGTATCGGTCTTATCAACATCAAAGTCACTGAAAAAACTGGCTTTGTTGTAGGCGTTAAAGTCGTAAATGAAAATCAAGAATTCATGCTAATCTCCACTGAAGGCATTGTAATTCGTTCTAACATCAATGAAGTTTCCGTCATCAATCGCAATACTCAAGGCGTAAAAGTCATGAACATGGACGATAATGATAAAGTAGCTGCTGTTGCTGCTTTTGAAGATGATGAAAACAGTCACGAATAATAAAATAAGGAAATATCATGTCTAATATGGGAAAAATCATGATATATGCAGGAATTATTTTAATCATTGCAGGACTCTTTTTCCATTTTGGTTCAAAGATTTTGCCACTTGGAAAATTGCCATTTGATTTTAAATGGGAAAGTTCCAATTCTAGCGTATATTTTCCACTTGGTTCTTGTGTTTTAATCAGTATCATTTTAACCATAATCTTAAATTTATTATTTCGTTAAAAACAAAAAGATTGTAGTAAATATTTACTACAATCTTTTTGTTTTTTTAATTTTTACCTTCACTATGATTATTCATATCTGGAGTTTCTGTATTCTTAGCTGGTGTATCGGACTGGGTTTGTCTATCTGTTGATTTTGGAGCTGTTGTCTGTGTACTTTCACTATTTTCTGTTTCTCTAAGTTCCTGAGTACGGCGATTATAACCTTCTTCATAATCTTCTGTTGCTTGTCTTGCTCTATATCTTTGCGCGTCTTCTCTTTCTTGACTCATATTTTGACGGCGTTCATTTCGTTCGCGTTCTATCTCATTTTTAATATGCTGTGACTCAGGAATTTCTACTGCATTTTTAGGCATAGATTCTCTATATTCTTGTTCATCATCTTCAATAGAATTAGTTAAAGCATTGTTCATTTTTATTCCTAATGTATTAGCAAGTATCTGTCTTATCTTACTGATATCTGGTATCCAATAGCTGATTTCATCGATATAAACAGGCTTACCTGGAAGCATTTCTGATTTTAATCCATTATTTTTAGCTTCTTGCAATGTACCTAAGAAAGATAATAATTCACTGATAGACATATCTGTTTCTACCGCATCATACATAGCTGATACTATAGATGGAAGACGTGGAATTATTGTTGGTGAAACAAGTTTATCCATTACTGCTTTCATAAATTTTTGTTGACGACGAATACGTCCAATATCTCCTTCTTCATCGCGATATCGCACATATGTAACAGCAGTCTTTCCGTCCATATGCTGCATACCTGGCTGTAAATCAATGTATAAACCTCCATCATCATCCCATGGATCTTCATAATACATGCGTTTTTCTACATCAATATCTATACCGCCTAAAGCATCAATAATTTTTGTAAAACCATGTACATCAATTACAATATAATGGTCAATCTTTATACCTAATAAAGACTCAACTGTCTGTTGAGACAATTTTCTATCGCCATAAGCATAGGCAGCATTAATTTTATCATAACCATGACCTTTTATTTTTACACGAGTATCACGTGGTATAGAAAGCAATGCCGCTTGATTTTTATCTGGGTCTAAGGTCGCCACCATCAAGGTATCACTTCGCCCTACATCATCATTGCGCTTATCTACGCCCATAATCATTACTGTAGCTTTATCTTTCGCTACTAAAAGACCATCTTTTTCAGCGTCGCTGTACATTGGCTTATTATCAACTAATGCATTTGCAAAATAAGCTCCGCCTATTCCAGACAAAACAAATACTAAAATCAATATTAAAAGATATTTCCAATAACTTGTTTTTTTCTTTTTCTTTACATCTTCTCTACGATACACTCTTTACCCCTCACAATATTTTGCTTACAATATATTATTCTAATTACAACTATCTTAATATTATAAGATTTTACGCCTTATTCTGCAATTATTATTTGCTTTACTAGTAAACGTATACTAAATTTTTATTTTTTTCATAAAAATAAAAATACTATTTATTTATTTAAATACATACTATATAATATGTCTATTAATACCTGTTAAAATCATCAATAATCTTTATATAAGGAAGTGCTTCCATGGATAAAAACCGCCAAAAATATAAATATCTTTATCTTTTATCCGAGAAATATCCTAACCGCCAATCAGTTGTAACAGAACTAATCCGACTTAAAGCTATTTTAAATCTCGCCCGCCCAACAGAACATTTCATGAGTGATTTACATGGTGAATACGAATCGTTTTTTCATATTCTCAATAATTGTTCTGGTGTTATAAAAGAAAAAGTCGATTATCTATTTGAAAAAGATTTAACCCCTGCTCAAAGAGCTGAATTTTGTACACTAATTTATTATCCACGCGAAAAAATCATGGATTTAAAAGAAAAAAAAGCTCTCTCTCCCAGCTGGTATTCAAAAAACTTACGTCTCTTACTCAAATTATCTCGCCTAATGTCATATAAATACCCTCAATCGGAATTAAAAAATTTAATGCCTAAAGGTTACGAAACGATTATTTTAGAACTTTTAACGGCTCGCCCAAATGACGATGCCTTCCAAGAAGTTTATTTTAACACCATTTTAAATACCTTAATAAATATTAACAGTGGCAATGAATACATCATTGCTTTTACCATATTTATAAAAAAATTAGCTGTAGCTCATTTGCACATCGTAGGAGATATATTCGACCGCGGTCAACGACCAGACTCCATCATAGATATGTTACGCCAACACCATTCTGTCGATATACAATGGGGCAATCATGATATTTTATGGATGGGAGCTATGTGCGGCAATGAAGCTTGTATCGCTACAGTCATTCGCAATAGCGTTTCTTATAACAATACAGCAGTTTTAGAAAAAGGCTATGCTATAAGCCTCCGTCCACTTTCTTCACTCGCTAGTAAACTATATCCTGATAAAAATTTAAACATAGCCATGAAACGTACCATTTCTATAATTTTATTTAAAGTAGAAGGTCAACTCATAAAACGCAACCCCGATTTTAATATGGAAAGTCGTTTACTTTTAGATAAAATTGATTATATTTCTAAATATATTAAAATCAATGGTAAATCATATCCTGTAAAAAGCCCATCTTTCCCAACAATAAATCCTGATAATCCTTATGAACTAACTGAAGAAGAACAATCTGTTTTAGAAGAAATAAAATCATCTTTCCATGACAGCACTAGACTGCGAAAACACATTGATTTTCTCTATCAAAAAGGCAGTGTTTATAAAGCTTATAACAATAATTTACTTTATCACGGTTGCATTCCACTCAATGAAGATGGTACTTTTAAACGCATAAAAATCAATAATCAAACGTATTATGGCAAAAATTATCTTGATTTTTGTGACAAAACCATTCGTCAAGCTTATTTAGGTTTATACGACCAAAAAGTCATCGATTTGATGTATTATTTTTGGTGCGGTCGCCTCTCACCATTTTCTGGTCGTGAATTCAAGACATTTGAACGCATGTACATTGAAGATAAATCCACTTGGATTGAACCTTCTGATGCTTATTACCATTATTGTGATGATGAAAATGTATGCAATATGATATTAGAAGAATTTTCCTTAAAGACAAAACGTGGTCATATCATTAATGGTCATGTTCCTGTAAAGGTAAAAGAAGGTGAAAGCCCAGTAAAAGCTAATGGCAAAACCATAATCATTGATGGCGGTTTTTGTAAAGCTTATCATAATAAAACAGGAATTGCTGGCTATACATTGATATCTAATTCACGCGGTTTGAGATTATTAGAACACCAAACTTGTTCCAACATCAAAGAAGCCTTAAAAGCAAATCAAGATATTGAATCTGTATCTTGTACTTTAGAACTTCAAAATTACCATTCATCTACAGCAGATACAGACCTTGGCGAAGAAATCCAAGAACAAATCAATGATATTTACCATTTGATGCTCGCTTATCAAAATGGCTTAATTCCAGAAAAAGCTTAAAACCCGCTCTCACTTTAAAATCTTAAGGTGAGAGCTTTTTTAATCAAACTTTAATTGTTATTGCTGTTTTTATCCTTTATACTTATTCTTATGATGAATTGTCAATCCAAGTGCGACACTTCTTTTAAAAATAAATTAAATGGATTATCCCAATTTAAACATTTTCTTGGTCTACTATTTAATAATATTAATTTTTTTATTAAATCATCATTAGATATTTGTCCTAAATCTGTTTTCTTTGGATAATATTCTCTTAATAACCCATTTGAATTTTCGTTGCTACCTCTTTGCCATGCTGCATAAGCATCTGCAAAATATACTTTTATATTTAATTTTTCTACTTCTTTGTAACATGCAAATTCTTTTCCTCTATCTGTTGTAAATGTTTTTAATGCCTTTTTTGGTAGTACTTTCACTAACTTTTTTATTGCTTTTAGCATTGATGATGCTGTTCTATCTTTTATTTTTATTGCCACATAAAATCTTGTTTTTCTTTCTACAAATGTTGCTAAACAAGCTTTAGCTTTTCCTCTACTAGATACTATGGTATCTAACTCTCAA
The window above is part of the Megamonas hypermegale genome. Proteins encoded here:
- a CDS encoding LCP family protein, producing MYRREDVKKKKKTSYWKYLLILILVFVLSGIGGAYFANALVDNKPMYSDAEKDGLLVAKDKATVMIMGVDKRNDDVGRSDTLMVATLDPDKNQAALLSIPRDTRVKIKGHGYDKINAAYAYGDRKLSQQTVESLLGIKIDHYIVIDVHGFTKIIDALGGIDIDVEKRMYYEDPWDDDGGLYIDLQPGMQHMDGKTAVTYVRYRDEEGDIGRIRRQQKFMKAVMDKLVSPTIIPRLPSIVSAMYDAVETDMSISELLSFLGTLQEAKNNGLKSEMLPGKPVYIDEISYWIPDISKIRQILANTLGIKMNNALTNSIEDDEQEYRESMPKNAVEIPESQHIKNEIERERNERRQNMSQEREDAQRYRARQATEDYEEGYNRRTQELRETENSESTQTTAPKSTDRQTQSDTPAKNTETPDMNNHSEGKN
- a CDS encoding DUF2905 domain-containing protein; the encoded protein is MSNMGKIMIYAGIILIIAGLFFHFGSKILPLGKLPFDFKWESSNSSVYFPLGSCVLISIILTIILNLLFR
- a CDS encoding exopolyphosphatase, with the protein product MLYAVIDIGSTTMRMAIYQISQNKLELVHKRKYTVGLASYVQDGIMTPEGIDKACEILNKFHAFLTSFNIKNVSAFTTAALRNAKNSEEAVAKIIERTGINLHIISGDQEATYDFIAATHDLDYNDGFIVDIGGASTELIRFADSKILHKISLPIGSLALHTKYCTDFLPNEAEIAQMVAEARKIINDAEEFKNITHTEICGIGGTCKGARMLYNEMYHKPDSNDAIPVDKIPEIISHFTRGHEFSDEDITILLKTVPDRLHTIIPGLIIANELAKIVNAHSITYKDAGMREGFLYTHVIKN
- a CDS encoding fructose-bisphosphatase class III — translated: MDKNRQKYKYLYLLSEKYPNRQSVVTELIRLKAILNLARPTEHFMSDLHGEYESFFHILNNCSGVIKEKVDYLFEKDLTPAQRAEFCTLIYYPREKIMDLKEKKALSPSWYSKNLRLLLKLSRLMSYKYPQSELKNLMPKGYETIILELLTARPNDDAFQEVYFNTILNTLININSGNEYIIAFTIFIKKLAVAHLHIVGDIFDRGQRPDSIIDMLRQHHSVDIQWGNHDILWMGAMCGNEACIATVIRNSVSYNNTAVLEKGYAISLRPLSSLASKLYPDKNLNIAMKRTISIILFKVEGQLIKRNPDFNMESRLLLDKIDYISKYIKINGKSYPVKSPSFPTINPDNPYELTEEEQSVLEEIKSSFHDSTRLRKHIDFLYQKGSVYKAYNNNLLYHGCIPLNEDGTFKRIKINNQTYYGKNYLDFCDKTIRQAYLGLYDQKVIDLMYYFWCGRLSPFSGREFKTFERMYIEDKSTWIEPSDAYYHYCDDENVCNMILEEFSLKTKRGHIINGHVPVKVKEGESPVKANGKTIIIDGGFCKAYHNKTGIAGYTLISNSRGLRLLEHQTCSNIKEALKANQDIESVSCTLELQNYHSSTADTDLGEEIQEQINDIYHLMLAYQNGLIPEKA
- the gyrA gene encoding DNA gyrase subunit A, encoding MTQEISAGKVLPVNLEDEMKNSYIDYAMSVIVMRALPDVRDGLKPVHRRILYAMQEAGMGSNKPYKKSARIVGEVLGKYHPHGDSSVYDAIVRMAQDFSCRYVLADGHGNFGSIDGDSAAAMRYTEVRMSKIAELMLQDIDKQTVDFAPNYDESLKEPTVLPSKIPNLLVNGSSGIAVGMATNIPPHNLTEVIDGVLQMIDNPDITIEELMKTIKGPDFPTGAMIMGRDGIISAYKTGRGAIKMRACTEISTLPNGKPRITVTQLPYQVNKARLVERIAELVRNKIIEGITDLNDESDRNGMSIVIDLRRDANAEVILNQLYQHTQLQETFGVIMLALVNGHPRILNLKQVLHYYIKHQEDVIRRRTQYELTKAQARAHILEGLTIALDQLDPIIETIRKSPNGETAKEILMSDYTLTEKQAQAILDLRLQRLTGLEREKIETEYLEVLSYIDNLNAILADEHKILNIIKEELSAVKAKFGDARRTQITDDTSDVDLADLIAEENVVITLTHNNYIKRIPLTTYRNQKRGGRGVTGMGTKEEDYVENMIITSTHNTILFFTNKGLVYQLKGYEIPESGRTAKGTAIVNLLPLAKDESITAIIPIEKFADDKYLFMATRNGVVKKTVLSAYDTNRKKTGLIAISLKDDDELISVKLTDGNRYIIIGTRDGMSISFNEQDVRPMGRNARGVIGIKLKGDDKVIDMDNLRKNCEVLTVTENGYGKRTPTEEYRAQSRGGIGLINIKVTEKTGFVVGVKVVNENQEFMLISTEGIVIRSNINEVSVINRNTQGVKVMNMDDNDKVAAVAAFEDDENSHE